From the genome of Clostridium sp. BNL1100, one region includes:
- a CDS encoding C45 family peptidase, giving the protein MKRLLAGLLFILLVFQTACTQELSVVKGSRDYKGNGVTITDKGNYFDVSLDFTKGLSHKEIGKEFARGILSVVPDYEALVDSYIAENLFKSEYHEAFWRVDDVKAQIDKEYRDEIEGMSEVFSGGDKNIRGDNKISKDEFILFNLFLDVIRSTQCSFVSVFGSKSVTGKTITGRILDWYGGNKNQLPRIQAVITMKNAKGSICSIGYMGFMGIITGLNDRKIFAAVQESTSGAAYSSAGKRSYPLDLRYALENTDKMETTIDFMKDENKQYSVNHLIVFSDPNESKVLENNFSGRGTGAGRVRRAVRTDESRLNKGVEWGIKDAVASVNSFILEGSTDNHTRNKFNTRRWKYIKEQLTGAQSKYTPEDIKKIMTYTKGSPRALLDTRYLYTKATLSMTVFQPDTLSLEVYFSPRNTLKVTDKPTFEKISVFQ; this is encoded by the coding sequence ATGAAAAGATTACTAGCAGGGTTATTATTTATATTACTGGTTTTTCAGACTGCATGCACACAGGAATTATCTGTTGTAAAAGGTTCTCGGGATTATAAAGGAAACGGTGTAACTATAACGGATAAAGGAAACTATTTCGATGTATCACTTGATTTTACAAAAGGATTAAGCCACAAAGAGATAGGAAAAGAATTTGCCAGAGGAATACTTTCTGTTGTACCTGATTATGAAGCTCTGGTGGATTCATACATAGCTGAAAACCTTTTCAAAAGTGAGTATCATGAAGCTTTTTGGAGAGTTGATGATGTAAAAGCACAGATTGATAAAGAATACAGAGATGAAATTGAAGGCATGTCGGAAGTGTTTTCCGGCGGTGACAAAAATATCAGGGGAGACAACAAAATATCAAAGGACGAGTTTATTCTGTTCAATTTATTCCTAGACGTCATCAGATCTACACAGTGCAGTTTTGTATCAGTATTTGGTTCAAAGAGTGTAACGGGAAAAACAATTACCGGAAGAATTCTTGATTGGTATGGCGGAAACAAGAATCAACTACCCAGAATTCAGGCGGTTATTACAATGAAAAATGCAAAAGGCAGCATATGCTCCATTGGATATATGGGCTTTATGGGTATAATAACCGGGCTTAATGACAGAAAGATATTTGCTGCGGTTCAGGAATCAACATCAGGAGCGGCATATTCGTCGGCGGGGAAAAGGTCTTATCCTCTGGATTTAAGATATGCCTTGGAAAACACCGACAAAATGGAAACCACTATCGATTTTATGAAGGACGAAAATAAACAGTATTCGGTAAATCACCTGATTGTATTTTCTGACCCAAATGAGAGTAAAGTTCTGGAAAACAATTTCAGCGGGAGAGGTACCGGAGCAGGACGGGTTAGGCGTGCCGTCAGAACTGATGAATCAAGACTTAATAAAGGTGTTGAATGGGGAATAAAGGATGCAGTCGCTTCTGTAAATTCATTTATTCTGGAGGGCAGCACAGACAATCATACCCGAAATAAATTTAACACAAGAAGATGGAAATACATAAAAGAGCAACTGACCGGAGCACAATCAAAGTATACCCCGGAGGATATCAAAAAAATCATGACTTATACCAAAGGCTCACCAAGAGCTTTATTGGATACAAGGTATTTATATACTAAAGCCACATTGAGTATGACTGTTTTTCAACCGGATACTCTTTCGCTGGAAGTATATTTTTCCCCCAGAAATACGTTGAAAGTGACTGATAAACCTACTTTTGAGAAGATTTCCGTATTTCAATAA
- a CDS encoding copper amine oxidase N-terminal domain-containing protein, translating to MRGKLLLIIITFLIVTGTSAVKAYAENTNTVQTPSFDFEAKPIIIKKEPFIPIKPVLEALGWKITWDSKNKTVQALKGESTLVIKIGSNIATLNGTSVLQNNPPVVIKGISYVSSRFIAQEFGTKVRWDRKDNLIVLSNRDTGNINISGQGNIIIAGDGIIVNIFEPYGIETVYDQIDDADILLCAKKPEEAIEKYKNILENISEKENPEIYSHVTNNMGNAYNILAGFRDAQNNSRNAISAYTNALRIYSSNKRSKNYFITLNNLANAYFNSWEASGKKADLTAASDIYAEIQNSGYLDDTYIESALTDYNTGMVYYSLGKKQMAVESFIKAQNKYLTLLKQADSGENEEMWALLQYNLGNVCRSLSLITDKENNGLMAENAYENALTVMTVESFPLEYAQIHKYLGDIYKSLSESANDPELIPRAIEEYKESLKIFTPDEYPVCNKQVDMELKTIIQ from the coding sequence GTGAGGGGAAAGTTGTTGTTAATAATAATTACATTTCTTATTGTTACGGGGACAAGCGCTGTCAAAGCATATGCTGAAAATACAAACACAGTACAAACTCCCTCTTTTGATTTTGAAGCAAAGCCGATAATAATAAAAAAAGAGCCTTTTATACCAATAAAGCCTGTACTAGAAGCGCTTGGATGGAAAATAACCTGGGATTCAAAGAACAAGACGGTGCAGGCACTTAAAGGAGAAAGTACACTTGTAATAAAAATAGGCAGTAATATTGCCACACTTAATGGAACTTCTGTTTTACAAAACAATCCTCCTGTTGTTATAAAAGGTATATCATATGTAAGCAGTAGGTTTATAGCTCAGGAATTCGGAACAAAAGTCAGGTGGGACAGGAAGGATAACCTGATAGTACTTTCAAACCGAGATACCGGGAATATAAATATCAGCGGTCAGGGAAATATTATTATTGCCGGAGACGGTATAATTGTGAATATATTTGAGCCTTACGGAATAGAAACTGTATATGACCAGATAGATGATGCTGACATACTTTTATGTGCAAAAAAGCCGGAAGAGGCCATTGAAAAATATAAAAACATTTTAGAAAACATATCAGAAAAGGAAAATCCCGAAATCTATTCCCATGTTACAAATAATATGGGGAACGCTTATAATATTCTTGCCGGATTTCGGGATGCACAAAATAACAGCCGGAATGCCATATCGGCCTATACTAATGCACTTAGAATTTATTCATCAAATAAACGGAGCAAAAATTATTTTATTACCTTGAACAATCTTGCGAATGCATATTTCAATTCATGGGAGGCATCGGGAAAAAAAGCTGATTTGACAGCTGCTTCAGATATCTATGCTGAGATACAAAATTCCGGCTATTTGGACGATACCTATATAGAGAGTGCTTTAACCGACTACAATACGGGTATGGTTTATTATTCTCTTGGGAAAAAACAAATGGCTGTTGAAAGTTTTATCAAAGCACAGAATAAATATCTAACACTTCTTAAACAAGCAGACAGCGGAGAAAATGAAGAAATGTGGGCTTTACTGCAATATAACCTGGGAAATGTATGCAGATCCCTCTCATTAATCACTGATAAGGAAAACAATGGATTAATGGCTGAAAACGCCTATGAAAATGCGTTGACTGTAATGACCGTGGAGAGCTTTCCACTGGAGTATGCTCAAATACACAAATATTTGGGTGATATTTACAAGTCGCTGTCAGAATCAGCAAATGACCCGGAATTAATCCCACGTGCAATTGAGGAATACAAGGAAAGCCTGAAGATTTTCACACCTGATGAATACCCTGTTTGCAATAAACAGGTTGATATGGAATTAAAAACCATAATTCAATAA
- a CDS encoding cyclic peptide export ABC transporter, whose protein sequence is MISDGMFWAILCISAVVSLITIFYIVISTKEIICRERYFKGGGIKGLFNFVMSLVFMGCVGYCLYNVPQILFFGSSWNSLEKVGPDNVGKVIICLSFVISILYIYFVLTSFFYKPNDKPYFMVISLSIISGIGNSIVVFIINRALGILAGDVEKWTLIESRLYIFFICGILLFTIAAMIVRKKLISVTNNIIYEKRIQIIDKILKAPYIKFSSLEDGNIYAALNNDTETIGNFVGHLVAGITGVITLITCFIYLAILDKRGTLFFLIVLIVTIGIFQLAVSGAQKFFEQNRNYQTTFFKNIKDLVEGFKELYINTRKRMGFRRDITDSCEAYRDSRIAGDFKFTNVTILGEILYTGVIGAIVFTFPILFDIQISTLQNFVLVLLYMGGIINEALFAIVPTCMRVVVSWKRISSFANSISADEDYRDSDIENTEENLTIEFSGVKFAYKNENGESFEVGPIDYTFKFGEIVFIMGGNGSGKSTLAKLITGLYLPDEGQVLVNGQRVNSRELGAYFSTVYSDYHLFEKLYGIEYKDKLNDIERYLNILGIDSKVEIKDGEFSTLKLSSGQRKRLALLVSYLEDRPAYLFDEWASDQDPEFRKFFYKTLLPELKARGKAVIAITHDDKYFDEADRIIKMDMGKIVSSIRSVNV, encoded by the coding sequence ATGATAAGTGACGGCATGTTTTGGGCAATATTATGTATTTCAGCCGTTGTGTCCTTAATAACGATATTCTATATTGTTATTTCAACAAAAGAAATTATATGTAGAGAAAGGTATTTTAAGGGCGGGGGAATTAAAGGACTATTTAATTTTGTAATGTCTCTTGTATTTATGGGATGTGTGGGTTATTGCCTTTACAATGTACCGCAAATTCTTTTTTTCGGGTCATCCTGGAACAGTCTGGAGAAAGTAGGGCCTGATAACGTTGGAAAAGTTATAATTTGTTTAAGCTTTGTAATTTCTATATTGTACATATATTTTGTATTAACCTCATTTTTTTATAAACCAAATGACAAACCTTATTTTATGGTAATATCTCTAAGCATAATCAGCGGTATTGGAAATTCAATAGTTGTTTTTATAATAAACAGGGCACTTGGAATCCTTGCCGGAGACGTAGAAAAATGGACGCTTATAGAAAGCAGACTATACATATTTTTTATATGTGGAATACTACTTTTTACAATAGCAGCAATGATTGTACGGAAAAAACTCATATCTGTTACCAATAATATCATATACGAAAAGCGTATCCAGATAATAGACAAAATATTAAAAGCTCCTTATATAAAATTCTCATCTCTTGAAGACGGCAACATTTATGCAGCATTAAATAATGATACTGAAACAATAGGAAATTTCGTAGGGCATCTGGTGGCAGGTATAACAGGAGTTATTACACTGATAACCTGCTTCATATATCTGGCAATTCTCGATAAAAGAGGAACTTTGTTCTTTCTGATTGTACTTATTGTTACAATAGGCATATTCCAGCTGGCTGTATCGGGTGCTCAAAAATTCTTTGAACAGAACAGAAACTATCAGACCACATTCTTTAAAAACATAAAAGACCTTGTAGAAGGCTTTAAGGAGCTTTATATCAATACAAGAAAAAGAATGGGGTTCAGACGTGACATAACAGACAGCTGTGAGGCTTACCGTGACTCTCGAATAGCAGGGGATTTTAAATTCACAAATGTTACCATACTGGGAGAAATTCTGTATACAGGGGTAATCGGTGCTATTGTATTTACGTTTCCAATACTGTTTGACATACAAATTTCAACCTTACAAAACTTTGTACTCGTACTCTTGTATATGGGAGGAATAATAAATGAAGCACTCTTTGCTATTGTTCCCACATGTATGAGAGTGGTAGTAAGCTGGAAGAGAATAAGCAGCTTTGCCAACAGCATTTCAGCAGATGAGGATTACAGGGATTCCGATATTGAAAACACCGAAGAAAACCTCACAATTGAATTCAGTGGTGTCAAGTTTGCCTATAAAAATGAAAACGGGGAATCATTTGAAGTGGGCCCTATTGATTATACCTTTAAATTCGGAGAAATTGTTTTTATTATGGGGGGCAACGGTAGCGGAAAGTCCACTCTTGCAAAGCTCATAACCGGACTGTATCTGCCGGACGAAGGACAGGTGCTGGTTAACGGTCAAAGAGTGAATTCAAGGGAACTGGGAGCATATTTTTCAACAGTTTACAGTGACTATCATCTTTTCGAAAAGCTGTACGGAATTGAATACAAGGACAAGCTTAATGACATAGAAAGATATCTTAATATTCTTGGAATAGACAGCAAGGTTGAAATAAAGGACGGGGAATTCAGTACACTCAAGCTATCTTCAGGACAAAGAAAAAGACTTGCCCTTTTGGTTAGCTACCTGGAGGATCGACCGGCATATCTTTTTGATGAATGGGCATCTGATCAGGACCCTGAATTCAGAAAGTTCTTCTACAAAACCCTCCTTCCGGAACTTAAAGCAAGAGGAAAAGCCGTAATAGCAATAACTCATGATGATAAATATTTTGATGAGGCTGATAGGATAATCAAAATGGACATGGGGAAGATAGTCAGCAGTATTAGATCGGTAAACGTGTAA